The Bicyclus anynana chromosome 3, ilBicAnyn1.1, whole genome shotgun sequence genome has a window encoding:
- the LOC112053352 gene encoding sodium leak channel NALCN isoform X6, with product MKNITMLGRKQSLKGEPVLADYGPEESLNESADIEWVNKLWVRRILRFCALLSLMSVSLNTPKSFEKYSYLQTITFAVDCCVTLLFTAEMIAKMHIRGILKGDVAYLKDHWCQFDASMVFFLWVSVLLQMFELTGIVPRYSYLSILRAPRPLIMIRFLRVFLKFSMPKSRINQIFKRSSQQIYNVTLFFLFFMSLYSLLGVQFFGELTHHCVRNNTNPNEITINSLAIPDTFCSPEPNSGYQCPPGMKCMKLNLSKYIMGFNGFEEFATSLFTVYQASSQEGWVFIMYRAIDSLPAWRSALYFSTMIFFLAWLVKNVFIAVITETFNEIRVQFQQMWGVRNPITKGSTTQFFTGDDNGWKLVTIDENKHSGSAPNAFHKTLRSAYFRLLVMGVVLANGIITATMNFKHDDNPREFFYEKYYYIEIAFTIFFDLEALIKIWCLGWKGYFKHSVHKFELLLAIGTTIHIIPQLYMSGFTYFQVLRVVRLIKASPLLEGFVYKIFGPGKKLGSLIIFTMCLLIISSSISMQMFCFLCEFTKFETFPEAFMSMFQILTQEAWVEVMDETMVRTSQTLTPLVAIYFILYHLFVTLIVLSLFVAVILDNLELDEDIKKLKQLRYRQQSAEIKESLPFRLRIFEKFPDSPQMTKLHKVPGDFNLPKVRESFMRQFVCEVDGDEEVSAAGVAGAGAGARAPAGDLSRRAFEYIGVDKIAFPYRKRCLVKTLTVAPPSQRPSSQLRRHVVASIINDSNNHRRLVLGDSAMLATGGKSGLKSQGTVSSAKQLRVDQKKFGSRSIRRSVRSGSIKLKQTYEHLLENGDIGAASRVVPSSRARPPYLDIRLLQAKRQQAEMRRNQREEDLRENHPLFDTPLLIVPRESRFRKICRAIVDARYDARLRDPVTGNERKVHYKSFHNFLGLVTYLDWVMIMVTTLSCLSMMFETPTYRVMENFVLQIAEYGFVVFMSLELALKILADGLFFTPKAYLKDAAAVLDVFIYIVSLTFLCWMPVRVPPGSAAQMLMILRCVRPLRIFTLVPHMRKVVYELCRGFKEILLVSTLLILLMFVFASYGVQLYGGRLARCNDPTITRREDCVGVFMRRVFVTKMKLRPGPNETFPSMLVPRVWANPKRFNFDNIGDALLTLFEVLSFKGWLDVRDVLIKALGPVHAIYIHVYIFLGCMIGLTLFVGVVIANYSENKGTALLTVDQRRWCDLKKRLKIAQPLHLPPRPDGRKVRAFAYDVTQNLSFKRVIAIVVLINSGLLAVTWSRHSPNTSKLALTSALLTLVFVVEVLLKTVAFTPRGYWQSRRNRYDLLVTVAGCIWIFMHFTLQNDLSYFVGFMVVILRFFTITGKHTTLKMLMLTVGVSVCKSFFIIFGMFLLVFFYALAGTIVFGNVKYGEGIGRRANFNSPIHSVAMLFRIVTGEDWNKIMHDCMVAPPYCTPADNYWETDCGNFTASLAYFCTFYVIITYIVLNLLVAIIMENFSLFYSNEEDALLSYADIRNFQNTWNIVDVHQKGVIPVRKVKFILRLLKGRLECDTHKERLLFKYMCYELERLHNGEDVTFHDVINMLSYRTVDIRKSLQMEELLAREEFEFLIEEEVAKQTIRTWLEGCLKKIRANSSKQQTSLIAGLRKTNEQPVEFNSEKEKEKQVAEAQQATANTGRTEITESTSQPIMSIVTSSLDTQPKRSSGKSQFKRSGLPSVTIPRPESPVKKYLQPTLSDPHPALNKKPTTPAAAAGGAAKSNSRTHAQHNTSAPHAALHDVHSWWGARLVETVH from the exons ATGAAAAACATCACAATGCTAGGACGAAAGCAAAGCCTTAAAGGCGAGCCTGTTTTAGCAGATTATGGCCCAGAAGAATCTCTAAATGAAAGTGCCGATATAGAATGGGTAAATAAG CTGTGGGTCAGAAGAATTTTACGTTTTTGTGCTCTTCTTAGTTTGATGTCAGTTTCCTTAAATACACCAAAATCATTTGAGAAATATTCATACCTCCAGACCATCACATTCGCTGTGGACTGTTGTGTCACCCTGTTGTTCACAGCAGAAATGATAGCTAAAATGCACATACGAGGAATACTCaag GGAGATGTTGCATACTTGAAAGATCACTGGTGCCAATTTGATGCTTCCATGGTATTTTTTCTTTGGGTATCAGTTTTACTCCAAATGTTTGAGCTGACTGGAATTGTGCCAAGATACAGTTACTTAAGTATATTAAGAGCACCAAGGCCCCTTATTATGATACGATTTTTGAGAGTCTTTTTGAAATTCTCCATGCCAAAATCTAGaataaatcaaatattcaa GAGATCAAGCCAACAAATCTACAATGTGACATTATTTTTTCTCTTCTTCATGTCATTGTACAGCTTGCTGGGCGTTCAATTTTTTGGAGAGCTAACACATCATTGTGTTAGAAATAACACCAATCCAAA TGAAATCACTATCAACTCATTAGCCATACCTGATACATTCTGTTCACCGGAACCTAATTCAGGTTACCAATGCCCACCAGGAATGAAGTGTATGAAGCTCAATTTGTCCAAGTACATAATGGGGTTCAATGGATTTGAGGAATTTG CTACAAGTTTATTCACTGTTTACCAAGCTTCTTCTCAGGAAGGCTGGGTTTTTATAATGTACAGAGCTATTGATTCATTGCCTGCTTGGAGATCTGCGCTTTattttag tacAATGATTTTCTTTCTGGCATGGCTAGTGAAAAATGTTTTCATAGCTGTTATCACTGAAACATTCAATGAAATAAGAGTGCAATTCCAACAAATGTGGGGTGTTAGGAATCCTATAACAAAAGGCAGCACTACACAGTTCTTCACTGGTGATGACAATGGATGGAAATTGGTTACAATTGATGAGAACAAACATTCTG GAAGTGCACCCAATGCTTTCCATAAAACGTTGCGCTCAGCATACTTTCGACTTCTTGTCATGGGCGTTGTTTTGGCAAATGGAATCATAACTGCCACAATGAATTTCAAGCATGACGATAATCCAAGAGAGTTCTTCTACGAAAAATACTACTATATTGAg ATTGCATTtactatcttttttgacttggaagctttaataaaaatatggtgcCTCGGGTGGAAGGGATATTTTAAGCATTCAGTTCACAAATTTGAATTACTACTGGCTATTGGCACTACGATACATATTATTCCGCAACTATACATGTCCGGCTTTACTTATTTTCAG GTTTTGCGTGTAGTTCGACTAATAAAAGCATCACCCTTGCTCGAAGGATTCGTCTACAAAATCTTTGGCCCAGGGAAGAAATTGGGGAGCCTCATTATATTCACAATGTGCTTGCTTATAATAAGTTCGTCTATTTCCATGCAAATGTTCTGTTTCCTATGCGAATTTACGAAGTTTGAAACATTTCCTgag GCTTTCATGTCTATGTTCCAAATATTGACACAAGAAGCATGGGTGGAGGTGATGGACGAAACAATGGTGCGGACAAGCCAAACCTTGACGCCTCTAGTCGCCATATACTTCATACTTTATCACCTGTTTGTTACTCTG ATTGTGTTGTCGCTATTCGTCGCCGTTATCTTGGATAATTTAGAACTGGATGAAGACATAAAAAAGCTTAAGCAGCTGAGATACAGACAACAGAGCGCTGAAATAAAGGAGAGCTTGCCATTCCGACTGAGAATATTCGAAAAGTTTCCTGATAGCCCACAGATGACCAAGCTCCATAAAGTTCCGGGTGATTTTAATTTACcaaag GTGCGCGAGTCGTTCATGCGGCAGTTCGTGTGCGAGGTGGACGGCGACGAGGAGGTGAGCGCGGCGGGCGTGGCGGGTGCGGgggcgggcgcgcgcgcgccggcgGGCGACCTCTCGCGGCGCGCCTTCGAGTACATCGGCGTGGACAAGATCGCCTTCCCGTACCGCAAGCGCTGCCTCGTCAAGACGCTGACAGTGGCGCCGCCGTCGCAGCGGCCCAGCTCCCAGCTGCGCAGACACGTCGTCGCTTCTATTATCAA TGATTCGAACAACCATCGTCGGCTAGTCCTCGGAGATTCAGCCATGTTGGCAACGGGCGGCAAATCCGGTTTAAAGTCTCAAGGAACTGTGTCCAGCGCGAAACAGTTGCGAGTCGATCAGAAAAA ATTCGGTTCGAGATCCATTCGTCGATCGGTTCGCAGTGGGTCGATCAAGCTGAAGCAAACTTACGAACACCTGCTCGAGAACGGCGACATCGGCGCCGCGTCGCGCGTCGTGCCCTCGTCGCGCGCGCGTCCTCCCTACCTCGACATTCGGCTGCTGCAGGCTAAGAGACAACAGGCCGAGATGAGACG GAATCAACGGGAAGAAGACTTGCGTGAAAACCATCCGCTATTCGACACTCCACTTCTCATAGTTCCGAGGGAGTCGCGCTTCCGCAAAATATGCCGCGCGATAGTGGACGCCAGATATGACGCGCGCTTGAGGGACCCTGTAACGGGAAATGAGAGAAAAGTGCACTACAAAAGTTTCCa CAACTTCCTTGGGCTTGTCACTTACTTAGACTGGGTAATGATCATGGTAACGACGCTGTCTTGTCTATCGATGATGTTTGAAACACCCACATATCGAGTTATGGAAAATTTTGTACTACAG attGCGGAATATGGATTTGTTGTATTCATGAGTCTGGAGTTAGCCCTGAAGATATTGGCCGATGGATTATTCTTCACGCCAAAAGCGTACCTCAAAGACGCAGCCGCTGTGTTGGATGTTTTCATTTATATc GTGTCGCTAACGTTCCTTTGCTGGATGCCGGTGCGCGTGCCGCCCGGATCAGCGGCGCAGATGCTGATGATCCTGCGCTGCGTGCGCCCGCTGCGCATCTTCACTCTCGTGCCGCACATGCGCAAGGTCGTGTACGAGCTCTGCCGCGGCTTCAAGGAGATACTGCTG GTATCAACTCTTTTGATTTTGCTGATGTTTGTGTTCGCAAGCTACGGCGTTCAGTTATACGGTGGAAG GCTCGCTCGCTGCAACGACCCCACTATAACGCGGCGCGAGGACTGCGTAGGCGTCTTCATGCGGCGCGTGTTCGTCACCAAGATGAAGCTGCGGCCCGGACCCAACGAGACCTTCCCCTCCATGCTGGTGCCTAGAGTCTG GGCGAATCCAAAACGTTTCAACTTCGATAACATTGGCGACGCACTTCTGACTCTGTTCGAAGTTCTATCGTTCAAGGGATGGCTGGACGTTCGCGATGTATTGATCAAAGCTTTGGGCCcc GTGCACGCTATATACATACACGTATACATCTTCCTGGGTTGTATGATTGGACTCACGCTGTTCGTTGGCGTGGTCATTGCCAACTATTCGGAAAATAAAGGAACTGCATTGCTAACTGTTGATCAGAGGAGATG GTGTGACTTAAAGAAAAGGTTGAAAATCGCTCAGCCGCTACACCTCCCTCCTCGCCCCGATGGCAGAAAAGTGCGTGCATTCGCTTATGACGTCACCCAGAACTTATCCTTCAAACGAGTGATCGCTATCGTCGTGCTTATTAACAGTGGGCTACTGGCTGTTACG TGGTCTCGCCACTCCCCGAATACGTCGAAGCTGGCGCTGACGTCGGCGCTGCTGACGCTGGTGTTCGTGGTGGAGGTGCTGCTGAAGACGGTCGCGTTCACGCCGCGCGGCTACTGGCAGAGCCGCCGCAACCGGTACGATCTGCTCGTCACCGTCGCCGGCTGCATCTGGATATTCATGCACTTCACTCTGCAG AACGATCTTTCGTACTTTGTGGGATTTATGGTGGTGATCCTGCGGTTCTTCACCATTACGGGCAAGCACACCACCCTGAAGATGCTGATGCTGACAGTGGGTGTGAGCGTCTGCAAGAGCTTCTTCATCATATTCGGCATGTTCTTGCTGGTCTTCTTCTACGCACTCGCTGGCACTATAGTGTTTGGAAACGTTAAATACGGGGAAGGTATTGGCAG GCGTGCGAACTTCAACTCACCAATCCACAGCGTGGCGATGCTGTTCCGTATAGTGACAGGGGAGGACTGGAACAAGATCATGCACGACTGCATGGTGGCGCCGCCATACTGCACGCCCGCCGACAACTACTGGGAGACCGACTGCGGCAACTTCACCGCCTCGCTGGCCTACTTCTGCACCTTCTAcgtcatcatcacttacatcgTGCTCAACTTGCTTGTGG ctATCATAATGGAAAACTTTTCGTTGTTCTACTCAAACGAAGAGGATGCTCTTTTGTCGTACGCCGACATAAGGAACTTCCAGAACACTTGGAACATTGTGGACGTGCACCAAAAAGGAGTGATACCGGTGCGAAAG GTAAAATTTATACTACGTCTGTTGAAAGGGCGCCTGGAATGCGACACGCACAAAGAACGCCTGCTATTCAAGTACATGTGCTACGAACTGGAAAGACTACACAACGGCGAAGATGTGACGTTCCACGATGTTATCAA catGCTGTCGTATCGCACGGTCGACATCCGCAAGTCGCTGCAGATGGAGGAGCTGCTGGCGCGCGAGGAGTTCGAGTTCCTCATAGAGGAGGAGGTGGCCAAGCAGACCATTCGCACGTGGCTCGAGGGCTGTCTCAAGAAGATCCGCGCCAACAGCAGT AAACAACAAACGAGTTTAATAGCGGGTCTAAGGAAAACAAACGAGCAACCGGTGGAGTTCAACAGCGAGAAGGAAAAGGAGAAGCAAGTAGCTGAGGCACag CAAGCTACCGCTAATACGGGACGCACTGAAATCACGGAGTCTACGTCTCAGCCAATTATGTCGA TTGTGACATCATCTCTGGACACGCAACCGAAGCGCTCTTCTGGTAAAAGTCAATTTAAACGATCTGGACTTCCTTCTGTTACTATACCCAG ACCCGAGAGTCCAGTCAAGAAATATTTACAGCCAACATTGAGTGACCCACATCCAGCTCTCAATAAAAAACCAACGACAC CGGCGGctgcggcgggcggcgcggcgaaGAGCAACAGCCGCACGCACGCGCAGCACAACACGAGCGCGCCGCACGCCGCGCTGCACGACGTGCACTCGTGGTGGGGCGCGCGCCTCGTCGAGACCGTGCACTAG
- the LOC112053352 gene encoding sodium leak channel NALCN isoform X5 — protein sequence MFELTGIVPRYSYLSILRAPRPLIMIRFLRVFLKFSMPKSRINQIFKRSSQQIYNVTLFFLFFMSLYSLLGVQFFGELTHHCVRNNTNPNEITINSLAIPDTFCSPEPNSGYQCPPGMKCMKLNLSKYIMGFNGFEEFATSLFTVYQASSQEGWVFIMYRAIDSLPAWRSALYFSTMIFFLAWLVKNVFIAVITETFNEIRVQFQQMWGVRNPITKGSTTQFFTGDDNGWKLVTIDENKHSGSAPNAFHKTLRSAYFRLLVMGVVLANGIITATMNFKHDDNPREFFYEKYYYIEIAFTIFFDLEALIKIWCLGWKGYFKHSVHKFELLLAIGTTIHIIPQLYMSGFTYFQVLRVVRLIKASPLLEGFVYKIFGPGKKLGSLIIFTMCLLIISSSISMQMFCFLCEFTKFETFPEAFMSMFQILTQEAWVEVMDETMVRTSQTLTPLVAIYFILYHLFVTLIVLSLFVAVILDNLELDEDIKKLKQLRYRQQSAEIKESLPFRLRIFEKFPDSPQMTKLHKVPGDFNLPKVRESFMRQFVCEVDGDEEVSAAGVAGAGAGARAPAGDLSRRAFEYIGVDKIAFPYRKRCLVKTLTVAPPSQRPSSQLRRHVVASIINDSNNHRRLVLGDSAMLATGGKSGLKSQGTVSSAKQLRVDQKKFGSRSIRRSVRSGSIKLKQTYEHLLENGDIGAASRVVPSSRARPPYLDIRLLQAKRQQAEMRRNQREEDLRENHPLFDTPLLIVPRESRFRKICRAIVDARYDARLRDPVTGNERKVHYKSFHNFLGLVTYLDWVMIMVTTLSCLSMMFETPTYRVMENFVLQIAEYGFVVFMSLELALKILADGLFFTPKAYLKDAAAVLDVFIYIVSLTFLCWMPVRVPPGSAAQMLMILRCVRPLRIFTLVPHMRKVVYELCRGFKEILLVSTLLILLMFVFASYGVQLYGGRLARCNDPTITRREDCVGVFMRRVFVTKMKLRPGPNETFPSMLVPRVWANPKRFNFDNIGDALLTLFEVLSFKGWLDVRDVLIKALGPVHAIYIHVYIFLGCMIGLTLFVGVVIANYSENKGTALLTVDQRRWCDLKKRLKIAQPLHLPPRPDGRKVRAFAYDVTQNLSFKRVIAIVVLINSGLLAVTWSRHSPNTSKLALTSALLTLVFVVEVLLKTVAFTPRGYWQSRRNRYDLLVTVAGCIWIFMHFTLQNDLSYFVGFMVVILRFFTITGKHTTLKMLMLTVGVSVCKSFFIIFGMFLLVFFYALAGTIVFGNVKYGEGIGRRANFNSPIHSVAMLFRIVTGEDWNKIMHDCMVAPPYCTPADNYWETDCGNFTASLAYFCTFYVIITYIVLNLLVAIIMENFSLFYSNEEDALLSYADIRNFQNTWNIVDVHQKGVIPVRKVKFILRLLKGRLECDTHKERLLFKYMCYELERLHNGEDVTFHDVINMLSYRTVDIRKSLQMEELLAREEFEFLIEEEVAKQTIRTWLEGCLKKIRANSSKQQTSLIAGLRKTNEQPVEFNSEKEKEKQVAEAQQATANTGRTEITESTSQPIMSIVTSSLDTQPKRSSGKSQFKRSGLPSVTIPRPESPVKKYLQPTLSDPHPALNKKPTTPAAAAAGGAAKSNSRTHAQHNTSAPHAALHDVHSWWGARLVETVH from the exons ATGTTTGAGCTGACTGGAATTGTGCCAAGATACAGTTACTTAAGTATATTAAGAGCACCAAGGCCCCTTATTATGATACGATTTTTGAGAGTCTTTTTGAAATTCTCCATGCCAAAATCTAGaataaatcaaatattcaa GAGATCAAGCCAACAAATCTACAATGTGACATTATTTTTTCTCTTCTTCATGTCATTGTACAGCTTGCTGGGCGTTCAATTTTTTGGAGAGCTAACACATCATTGTGTTAGAAATAACACCAATCCAAA TGAAATCACTATCAACTCATTAGCCATACCTGATACATTCTGTTCACCGGAACCTAATTCAGGTTACCAATGCCCACCAGGAATGAAGTGTATGAAGCTCAATTTGTCCAAGTACATAATGGGGTTCAATGGATTTGAGGAATTTG CTACAAGTTTATTCACTGTTTACCAAGCTTCTTCTCAGGAAGGCTGGGTTTTTATAATGTACAGAGCTATTGATTCATTGCCTGCTTGGAGATCTGCGCTTTattttag tacAATGATTTTCTTTCTGGCATGGCTAGTGAAAAATGTTTTCATAGCTGTTATCACTGAAACATTCAATGAAATAAGAGTGCAATTCCAACAAATGTGGGGTGTTAGGAATCCTATAACAAAAGGCAGCACTACACAGTTCTTCACTGGTGATGACAATGGATGGAAATTGGTTACAATTGATGAGAACAAACATTCTG GAAGTGCACCCAATGCTTTCCATAAAACGTTGCGCTCAGCATACTTTCGACTTCTTGTCATGGGCGTTGTTTTGGCAAATGGAATCATAACTGCCACAATGAATTTCAAGCATGACGATAATCCAAGAGAGTTCTTCTACGAAAAATACTACTATATTGAg ATTGCATTtactatcttttttgacttggaagctttaataaaaatatggtgcCTCGGGTGGAAGGGATATTTTAAGCATTCAGTTCACAAATTTGAATTACTACTGGCTATTGGCACTACGATACATATTATTCCGCAACTATACATGTCCGGCTTTACTTATTTTCAG GTTTTGCGTGTAGTTCGACTAATAAAAGCATCACCCTTGCTCGAAGGATTCGTCTACAAAATCTTTGGCCCAGGGAAGAAATTGGGGAGCCTCATTATATTCACAATGTGCTTGCTTATAATAAGTTCGTCTATTTCCATGCAAATGTTCTGTTTCCTATGCGAATTTACGAAGTTTGAAACATTTCCTgag GCTTTCATGTCTATGTTCCAAATATTGACACAAGAAGCATGGGTGGAGGTGATGGACGAAACAATGGTGCGGACAAGCCAAACCTTGACGCCTCTAGTCGCCATATACTTCATACTTTATCACCTGTTTGTTACTCTG ATTGTGTTGTCGCTATTCGTCGCCGTTATCTTGGATAATTTAGAACTGGATGAAGACATAAAAAAGCTTAAGCAGCTGAGATACAGACAACAGAGCGCTGAAATAAAGGAGAGCTTGCCATTCCGACTGAGAATATTCGAAAAGTTTCCTGATAGCCCACAGATGACCAAGCTCCATAAAGTTCCGGGTGATTTTAATTTACcaaag GTGCGCGAGTCGTTCATGCGGCAGTTCGTGTGCGAGGTGGACGGCGACGAGGAGGTGAGCGCGGCGGGCGTGGCGGGTGCGGgggcgggcgcgcgcgcgccggcgGGCGACCTCTCGCGGCGCGCCTTCGAGTACATCGGCGTGGACAAGATCGCCTTCCCGTACCGCAAGCGCTGCCTCGTCAAGACGCTGACAGTGGCGCCGCCGTCGCAGCGGCCCAGCTCCCAGCTGCGCAGACACGTCGTCGCTTCTATTATCAA TGATTCGAACAACCATCGTCGGCTAGTCCTCGGAGATTCAGCCATGTTGGCAACGGGCGGCAAATCCGGTTTAAAGTCTCAAGGAACTGTGTCCAGCGCGAAACAGTTGCGAGTCGATCAGAAAAA ATTCGGTTCGAGATCCATTCGTCGATCGGTTCGCAGTGGGTCGATCAAGCTGAAGCAAACTTACGAACACCTGCTCGAGAACGGCGACATCGGCGCCGCGTCGCGCGTCGTGCCCTCGTCGCGCGCGCGTCCTCCCTACCTCGACATTCGGCTGCTGCAGGCTAAGAGACAACAGGCCGAGATGAGACG GAATCAACGGGAAGAAGACTTGCGTGAAAACCATCCGCTATTCGACACTCCACTTCTCATAGTTCCGAGGGAGTCGCGCTTCCGCAAAATATGCCGCGCGATAGTGGACGCCAGATATGACGCGCGCTTGAGGGACCCTGTAACGGGAAATGAGAGAAAAGTGCACTACAAAAGTTTCCa CAACTTCCTTGGGCTTGTCACTTACTTAGACTGGGTAATGATCATGGTAACGACGCTGTCTTGTCTATCGATGATGTTTGAAACACCCACATATCGAGTTATGGAAAATTTTGTACTACAG attGCGGAATATGGATTTGTTGTATTCATGAGTCTGGAGTTAGCCCTGAAGATATTGGCCGATGGATTATTCTTCACGCCAAAAGCGTACCTCAAAGACGCAGCCGCTGTGTTGGATGTTTTCATTTATATc GTGTCGCTAACGTTCCTTTGCTGGATGCCGGTGCGCGTGCCGCCCGGATCAGCGGCGCAGATGCTGATGATCCTGCGCTGCGTGCGCCCGCTGCGCATCTTCACTCTCGTGCCGCACATGCGCAAGGTCGTGTACGAGCTCTGCCGCGGCTTCAAGGAGATACTGCTG GTATCAACTCTTTTGATTTTGCTGATGTTTGTGTTCGCAAGCTACGGCGTTCAGTTATACGGTGGAAG GCTCGCTCGCTGCAACGACCCCACTATAACGCGGCGCGAGGACTGCGTAGGCGTCTTCATGCGGCGCGTGTTCGTCACCAAGATGAAGCTGCGGCCCGGACCCAACGAGACCTTCCCCTCCATGCTGGTGCCTAGAGTCTG GGCGAATCCAAAACGTTTCAACTTCGATAACATTGGCGACGCACTTCTGACTCTGTTCGAAGTTCTATCGTTCAAGGGATGGCTGGACGTTCGCGATGTATTGATCAAAGCTTTGGGCCcc GTGCACGCTATATACATACACGTATACATCTTCCTGGGTTGTATGATTGGACTCACGCTGTTCGTTGGCGTGGTCATTGCCAACTATTCGGAAAATAAAGGAACTGCATTGCTAACTGTTGATCAGAGGAGATG GTGTGACTTAAAGAAAAGGTTGAAAATCGCTCAGCCGCTACACCTCCCTCCTCGCCCCGATGGCAGAAAAGTGCGTGCATTCGCTTATGACGTCACCCAGAACTTATCCTTCAAACGAGTGATCGCTATCGTCGTGCTTATTAACAGTGGGCTACTGGCTGTTACG TGGTCTCGCCACTCCCCGAATACGTCGAAGCTGGCGCTGACGTCGGCGCTGCTGACGCTGGTGTTCGTGGTGGAGGTGCTGCTGAAGACGGTCGCGTTCACGCCGCGCGGCTACTGGCAGAGCCGCCGCAACCGGTACGATCTGCTCGTCACCGTCGCCGGCTGCATCTGGATATTCATGCACTTCACTCTGCAG AACGATCTTTCGTACTTTGTGGGATTTATGGTGGTGATCCTGCGGTTCTTCACCATTACGGGCAAGCACACCACCCTGAAGATGCTGATGCTGACAGTGGGTGTGAGCGTCTGCAAGAGCTTCTTCATCATATTCGGCATGTTCTTGCTGGTCTTCTTCTACGCACTCGCTGGCACTATAGTGTTTGGAAACGTTAAATACGGGGAAGGTATTGGCAG GCGTGCGAACTTCAACTCACCAATCCACAGCGTGGCGATGCTGTTCCGTATAGTGACAGGGGAGGACTGGAACAAGATCATGCACGACTGCATGGTGGCGCCGCCATACTGCACGCCCGCCGACAACTACTGGGAGACCGACTGCGGCAACTTCACCGCCTCGCTGGCCTACTTCTGCACCTTCTAcgtcatcatcacttacatcgTGCTCAACTTGCTTGTGG ctATCATAATGGAAAACTTTTCGTTGTTCTACTCAAACGAAGAGGATGCTCTTTTGTCGTACGCCGACATAAGGAACTTCCAGAACACTTGGAACATTGTGGACGTGCACCAAAAAGGAGTGATACCGGTGCGAAAG GTAAAATTTATACTACGTCTGTTGAAAGGGCGCCTGGAATGCGACACGCACAAAGAACGCCTGCTATTCAAGTACATGTGCTACGAACTGGAAAGACTACACAACGGCGAAGATGTGACGTTCCACGATGTTATCAA catGCTGTCGTATCGCACGGTCGACATCCGCAAGTCGCTGCAGATGGAGGAGCTGCTGGCGCGCGAGGAGTTCGAGTTCCTCATAGAGGAGGAGGTGGCCAAGCAGACCATTCGCACGTGGCTCGAGGGCTGTCTCAAGAAGATCCGCGCCAACAGCAGT AAACAACAAACGAGTTTAATAGCGGGTCTAAGGAAAACAAACGAGCAACCGGTGGAGTTCAACAGCGAGAAGGAAAAGGAGAAGCAAGTAGCTGAGGCACag CAAGCTACCGCTAATACGGGACGCACTGAAATCACGGAGTCTACGTCTCAGCCAATTATGTCGA TTGTGACATCATCTCTGGACACGCAACCGAAGCGCTCTTCTGGTAAAAGTCAATTTAAACGATCTGGACTTCCTTCTGTTACTATACCCAG ACCCGAGAGTCCAGTCAAGAAATATTTACAGCCAACATTGAGTGACCCACATCCAGCTCTCAATAAAAAACCAACGACAC CAGCGGCGGctgcggcgggcggcgcggcgaaGAGCAACAGCCGCACGCACGCGCAGCACAACACGAGCGCGCCGCACGCCGCGCTGCACGACGTGCACTCGTGGTGGGGCGCGCGCCTCGTCGAGACCGTGCACTAG